One segment of Alnus glutinosa chromosome 2, dhAlnGlut1.1, whole genome shotgun sequence DNA contains the following:
- the LOC133860131 gene encoding acetyl-coenzyme A synthetase, chloroplastic/glyoxysomal — protein sequence MVPPSQFHNKVLDVVGATPPPPAPGSSINCSLNQTLIFFRSKSNTSILNPPLPGKRASSCVNCWSSRFDGSSRSNNNNNSNRRRSGGGGGRVLMASSPHKNLKTSNHLRHLDSMKTLPSGAGNISHLNAVVLGESLASEENDLVFPSEEFSRQAHVPSPEKYLEMYKRSIEDPSGFWSDIASSEFYWKEKWGQQVFFENLDVRKGNVKIEWFKGGVTNICYNCLDKNVEAGIGDKIAIYWEGNEPGFDGTLTYTQLLHKVCQLANYLKDIGVEKGDAIVVYLPMLMELPIAMLACARIGAVHSVVFAGFSAESLAQRIMDCKPKVVITCNAVKRGSKVIHLKDIVDAALVEAARNKISVDVCLTYDNHSAMKRESTHWQEGRDIWWQDVVTKYPTTCEVEWVDAEDPLFLLYTSGSTGKPKGVLHTTGGYMVYTATTFKYAFDYKPSDVYWCTADCGWITGHSYVTYGPLLNGASVVVYEGAPNYPDSGRCWDIVDKYKVAIFYTAPTLVRSLMRDGDEYVTRYSRKSLRVLGSVGEPINPSAWRWFFNIVGDSRCPISDTWWQTETGGFMITPLPGAWPQKPGSATFPFFGVQPVIVDEKGVEIEGECNGFLCVKNSWPGAFRTLYGDHERYETTYFKPFPGYYFSGDGCSRDKDGYLWLTGRVDDVINVSGHRIGTAEVESALVSHPQCAEAAVVGVEHEVKGQGIYAFVTLVEGVPYSEELRKSLIIIVRNQIGAFAAPDKIHWAPGLPKTRSGKIMRRILRKIASRQLDELGDTSTLADPNVVDQLIALADC from the exons ATGGTCCCTCCCTCTCAGTTTCATAATAAGGTTTTGGACGTCGTGGGTGCTACTCCTCCTCCTCCGGCACCCGGTAGCTCCATAAATTGCTCACTTAACCAAACTCTAATCTTCTTCCGTTCTAAATCCAATACTAGTATTCTTAATCCTCCTCTGCCGGGAAAGAGGGCATCTTCTTGCGTCAATTGTTGGTCGTCCAGATTTGACGGCAGCAGCAggagcaacaacaacaacaacagcaacCGGAGGAGAtcaggtggtggtggtggaaggGTGTTAATGGCTTCGTCTCCTCACAAGAATCTGAAGACATCCAATCACCTCCGCCATTTGGATTCAATGAAGACTCTCCCATCGGGCGCCGGAAACATTTCGCATTTGAACGCGGTTGTCTTGGGCGAATCCCTCGCTTCTGAAGAGAATGATCTTGTCTTTCCCAGTGAGGAATTCTCTCGCCAGGCACACGTTCCTTCACCCGAGAAG TACCTGGAGATGTATAAAAGATCTATTGAGGACCCCTCTGGATTTTGGTCTGATATCGCATCATCGGAGTTCTATTGGAAAGAGAAATGGGGCCAACAAGTCTTCTTTGAGAATCTTGATGTCAGGAAAGGCAACGTCAAAATTgag TGGTTCAAGGGCGGTGTCACCAACATTTGCTACAATTGCTTGGACAAAAATGTCGAAGCTGGAATTGGTGACAAAATTGCCATTTACTGGGAAGGAAACGAGCCTGGTTTTGATGGCACTTTGACCTACACCCAGCTTCTCCACAAAGTTTGTCAG CTTGCAAACTACTTAAAAGATATCGGTGTTGAGAAGGGTGATGCTATTGTGGTTTATTTGCCAATGCTAATGGAACTTCCAATTGCAATGCTCGCATGTGCTCGCATTGGTGCTGTTCACTCG GTTGTATTTGCTGGATTTTCAGCAGAATCTCTTGCCCAAAGGATTATGGACTGCAAGCCAAAGGTTGTGATTACTTGCAATGCTGTGAAAAGGGGTTCAAAGGTTATCCACCTCAAAGACATAGTTGATGCTGCCCTCGTCGAAGCAGCCAGAAATAAAATTTCTGTAG ATGTGTGCTTAACCTATGACAACCATTCAGCAATGAAGAGAGAAAGTACTCATTGGCAAGAAGGAAGAGATATATGGTGGCAG GATGTTGTTACTAAGTATCCAACTACTTGTGAGGTGGAGTGGGTTGATGCAGAGGATCCACTTTTTCTGCTCTATACTAGTGGCAGCACTGGAAAGCCAAAG GGTGTTCTCCATACAACTGGGGGATATATGGTGTACACTGCAACAACGTTTAAGTATGCATTTGACTACAAACCGTCTGATGTCTACTG GTGTACAGCTGACTGTGGTTGGATTACTGGGCACAGCTATGTCACTTATGGACCGCTGCTAAATGGAGCATCTGTTGTTGTCTATGAAGGG GCTCCAAATTATCCTGATTCTGGACGCTGTTGGGACATTGTTGACAAATACAAGGTGGCAATATTCTACACTGCACCCACATTGGTGCGGTCCCTCATGCGTGATGGTGATGAA TATGTTACCCGCTACTCAAGGAAATCCTTACGGGTCCTTGGAAGTGTAGGCGAGCCTATTAATCCAAGTGCATGGAG GTGGTTTTTCAACATAGTTGGAGATTCAAGGTGCCCTATATCTGACACTTGGTGGCAAACTGAAACTGGTGGCTTCATG ATTACTCCATTACCGGGTGCTTGGCCGCAGAAGCCTGGTTCTGCCACTTTTCCTTTCTTTGGGGTTCAG CCTGTCATAGTGGATGAGAAGGGTGTTGAGATTGAAGGCGAGTGTAATGGGTTTCTATGTGTGAAAAACTCATGGCCAGGGGCATTCCGAACACTTTATGGCGATCATGAAAGATATGAAACGACATACTTCAAGCCATTTCCTGGCTATTATTTCAGTGGTGATGGCTGCAGCAG GGACAAGGACGGATACCTCTGGCTTACTGGAAGAGTTGACGATGTTATCAATGTTAG TGGTCATCGAATTGGCACAGCAGAAGTGGAATCTGCTCTAGTCTCACATCCTCAATGTGCAGAAGCTGCTGTGGTTGGTGTTGAGCATGAG GTTAAAGGCCAGGGTATTTATGCATTTGTTACTCTTGTGGAGGGTGTTCCGTACAGCGAAGAACTGCGGAAAAGCCTTATCATCATAGTTCGGAATCAG ATTGGAGCCTTTGCTGCACCTGACAAAATCCACTGGGCGCCTGGCCTTCCAAAAACTAGGAGTGGAAAGATAATGAGGaggattttgagaaaaattgcaTCCAGGCAGTTAGATGAGCTTGGAGACACTAGCACCCTAGCAGATCCAAATGTGGTCGATCAGCTAATTGCACTTGCTGATTGCTGA
- the LOC133860129 gene encoding pentatricopeptide repeat-containing protein At3g26630, chloroplastic: protein MVACLSCTSDALPKRNPLPSSRIHFGSQEAFISLQKCTTFKQLKQIHAKIVRHGLSHDQLLTRRLLHLCSSHGKMDYATLLFHQIKGPLTFTWNVMIRAYTFNGCAQQALLLFNLMISQGFPPDKYTFPFVVKACSTTSVIGPGKVIHGLAIKTGSLGDMFALNTLMDLYFKCGNVEYGCKIFEKMRVRNVVSWTTMVSGLVACGEVNAARGLFEQMPTKNVVSWTAMINGYVRNRPEEAFELFWRMQLDNVRPNEFTLISLLKACTEIGSLKMGRWIHDFALKNGFKLGIFLGTALIDMYSKCGNLEDARRVFDEMQIKSLVTWNSMITSLGVHGRGHEAIGLFAEMERANVRPDAITFVGVLCACVQTENLEEAQRYFKCMVEHYGITPVLEHLTCMIELYSRADMLDEVCELVNAMPAEPKDNILSALLRESKVYGIANMEIFLQRHAGKLDC from the coding sequence ATGGTTGCATGCCTTTCATGCACTTCTGATGCTCTTCCCAAAAGAAACCCACTCCCAAGCTCTAGAATACACTTTGGTTCGCAGGAAGCTTTCATCTCCCTCCAAAAGTGCACCACTTTCAAACAGCTCAAGCAAATCCATGCAAAGATAGTTCGCCATGGACTATCTCATGATCAATTACTTACTAGGAGGCTGCTTCACCTTTGCTCTTCTCACGGAAAAATGGACTATGCCACTCTTTTATTCCATCAAATTAAGGGTCCTCTCACCTTTACTTGGAACGTAATGATTAGAGCCTATACCTTCAATGGCTGCGCACAACAAGCGCTTCTTCTGTTTAACCTTATGATATCCCAAGGCTTTCCACCCGATAAGTACACCTTTCCATTTGTTGTCAAAGCTTGCAGCACTACTTCCGTAATTGGTCCAGGAAAAGTGATTCATGGGCTAGCTATCAAAACTGGTAGTTTAGGAGATATGTTTGCGCTAAACACTTTGATGGATCTTTACTTCAAGTGTGGAAATGTAGAATATGGGTGtaagatttttgaaaaaatgcgTGTCCGCAATGTGGTTTCATGGACTACCATGGTTTCTGGCCTTGTTGCTTGTGGTGAAGTAAATGCTGCTAGAGGACTTTTTGAGCAAATGCCGACAAAAAATGTTGTTTCATGGACAGCAATGATTAATGGGTATGTTAGAAATCGACCTGAAGAAGCATTTGAACTTTTCTGGAGAATGCAGCTTGATAATGTGAGGCCCAATGAATTTACACTGATTAGCTTGTTGAAAGCTTGCACTGAGATCGGGAGCCTCAAGATGGGTAGATGGATTCATGACTTTGCTCTCAAGAATGGGTTCAAACTTGGGATTTTCCTTGGGACTGCTCTTATCGACATGTATAGCAAATGCGGTAATTTAGAGGATGCAAGGAGGGTGTTTGATGAGATGCAAATCAAGAGTTTGGTTACTTGGAATTCTATGATCACTAGCTTGGGTGTGCATGGGCGTGGACATGAAGCCATTGGTCTTTTTGCAGAGATGGAGAGGGCGAATGTACGGCCAGATGCTATCACTTTTGTAGGTGTTCTATGTGCTTGTGTACAAACAGAGAACCTGGAAGAGGCTCAGAGATACTTCAAATGTATGGTTGAGCACTATGGTATCACGCCTGTTCTAGAACATTTAACGTGTATGATTGAATTATATAGTCGAgctgatatgttagatgaggtGTGCGAATTAGTAAACGCCATGCCAGCGGAGCCAAAGGACAATATACTGTCTGCATTGTTGCGGGAAAGTAAGGTTTATGGTATTGctaatatggaaattttttTACAGAGGCATGCTGGGAAGTTAGATTGTTAG